One window from the genome of Faecalibacterium sp. HTF-F encodes:
- a CDS encoding heavy metal translocating P-type ATPase, with the protein MKCTILHEGKGRMRVHVEKVRMTLHRADVLEAYLNHHDAIVHAAVYERTGDVVITYTGRRSAAIAVLAGYKFDVAEYDALVTSADSRRLNREYQDKMFDLVAGRCLRKLFLPAPLDAAYTAFRSIHFLWKGVRCVLSRRLEVEVLDALSIGVSLLRGDFGTAGSVMFLLNLGSLLEEWTRKKSLDDLARSMALNVDKVWVRSQGTEVLVPLTKVRSGDEVVVRSGNMIPLDGTVLEGEAMVNQAALTGEAMPVRKAEGSTLYAGTVVEEGECVFIAKAEGGSNRYDKIVAMIEESEKLKSSTENRALVLADKLVPWCLGATVVTYLLTRNATRAISCLMVDFSCALKLSMPLAVLSAMRECGSYHITVKGGKYLEALSKADTIVFDKTGTLTRATPQVVEVVPFSGCNEREVLQLAACLEEHFPHSMANAVVRAAKEHGISHEEMHSEVEYIVAHGIASRVGGERVVIGSHHFVFEDEKCTIPAAEQQKFDALKPAYSHLYMAASGQLVGVICISDPLRPEAAAVLNGLRALGIQNTVMMTGDSERTAAAIAKQVGVDRFFAEVLPEDKANFVQQAKAEGHTVVMIGDGINDSPALSAADIGIAINSGAAIAREIADVTIKADSLEELVALKAIANSLQKRVHANYRFVLTFNSALIALGALGILQPASSAMLHNLSTIGISLKSMTNLLPENRAPQLKA; encoded by the coding sequence ATGAAATGTACCATTCTGCATGAAGGCAAGGGCCGGATGCGCGTGCATGTGGAAAAAGTCCGCATGACCCTGCACCGTGCCGATGTGCTGGAAGCTTATCTAAACCACCATGATGCCATTGTCCATGCCGCCGTTTACGAGCGCACCGGCGATGTGGTCATCACCTATACCGGCAGACGTTCCGCTGCCATCGCTGTTCTGGCGGGCTATAAGTTCGATGTGGCCGAGTATGACGCTCTGGTCACCTCCGCCGACAGCCGCAGGCTGAACCGGGAATATCAGGATAAAATGTTCGATCTGGTGGCAGGCCGCTGCCTGCGCAAGCTGTTCCTGCCCGCACCCCTTGACGCTGCCTACACCGCCTTCCGCTCCATCCACTTTCTCTGGAAGGGTGTGCGCTGCGTGCTGAGCCGCAGGCTGGAAGTGGAGGTGCTGGACGCTTTGTCCATCGGCGTCTCGCTGCTGCGCGGCGACTTTGGCACCGCAGGTTCTGTCATGTTCCTGCTGAATCTGGGCTCTCTGCTGGAAGAGTGGACCCGCAAGAAGAGTCTGGACGATCTGGCCCGCAGCATGGCCCTGAACGTAGACAAGGTATGGGTGCGCAGTCAGGGCACCGAAGTGCTGGTGCCTCTGACCAAAGTACGCTCCGGCGATGAGGTGGTCGTGCGCAGCGGCAACATGATCCCGCTGGACGGCACCGTGCTGGAAGGCGAAGCCATGGTGAATCAGGCCGCTCTGACCGGCGAAGCCATGCCGGTGCGCAAGGCAGAGGGCTCCACCCTCTATGCCGGCACCGTTGTGGAGGAGGGCGAGTGCGTCTTTATCGCCAAGGCCGAGGGCGGTTCCAACCGCTACGACAAGATCGTGGCCATGATCGAGGAATCCGAAAAGCTCAAGTCCAGCACCGAGAACCGTGCGCTGGTGCTGGCCGACAAGCTGGTGCCATGGTGTCTGGGCGCAACGGTGGTCACCTATCTGCTCACCCGCAACGCCACCCGCGCCATCTCCTGCCTGATGGTGGACTTCTCCTGTGCGCTCAAGCTCTCCATGCCGCTGGCCGTGCTTTCTGCCATGCGTGAGTGCGGCAGCTACCACATCACCGTCAAGGGCGGCAAGTATCTGGAAGCCCTGTCCAAGGCAGACACCATCGTGTTCGACAAGACCGGCACCCTCACCCGTGCCACCCCGCAGGTGGTGGAGGTCGTGCCCTTCTCCGGCTGTAACGAGCGCGAAGTTCTGCAGCTGGCCGCCTGTCTGGAAGAGCACTTCCCCCATTCCATGGCCAACGCCGTGGTGCGTGCCGCCAAGGAGCACGGCATTTCCCATGAGGAGATGCACTCTGAGGTGGAGTACATCGTGGCCCACGGCATTGCAAGCCGCGTAGGCGGCGAACGAGTGGTCATCGGCAGCCACCACTTCGTCTTTGAGGATGAAAAGTGCACCATTCCCGCAGCCGAGCAGCAGAAGTTCGATGCCCTCAAGCCCGCGTATTCGCACCTGTACATGGCTGCCAGCGGGCAGCTGGTGGGCGTCATCTGCATCTCCGACCCGCTGCGCCCGGAAGCCGCCGCTGTGCTGAACGGCCTGCGTGCGCTGGGCATCCAAAACACCGTCATGATGACCGGCGACAGCGAACGCACCGCTGCCGCCATTGCAAAGCAGGTGGGCGTGGACCGCTTCTTTGCCGAGGTGCTGCCCGAGGATAAGGCAAACTTTGTCCAGCAGGCCAAGGCCGAGGGCCACACCGTGGTGATGATCGGTGACGGCATCAACGACTCGCCTGCCCTGTCCGCTGCCGATATCGGCATCGCCATCAACTCCGGCGCTGCCATCGCCCGCGAGATCGCCGATGTGACCATCAAGGCCGACAGTCTGGAGGAGCTGGTAGCGCTCAAGGCCATCGCCAACTCCCTGCAGAAGCGCGTGCACGCAAACTACCGCTTCGTGCTCACCTTCAACTCCGCTCTCATCGCGCTGGGTGCTCTGGGCATCCTGCAGCCGGCATCCTCTGCCATGCTGCATAACCTGTCCACCATTGGCATCAGCCTGAAGAGCATGACCAACCTCCTGCCGGAGAACAGGGCCCCGCAGCTGAAAGCCTGA
- a CDS encoding UDP-N-acetylmuramoyl-L-alanyl-D-glutamate--2,6-diaminopimelate ligase — MKLEQLLEGVPFTLVQGSLNTEISDIIYDSRKAAPGLAFVCIVGTQRDSHEFAADCAAKGVSALVIQHDIDLSALPDVTVVRVESSRYAMALMSANLFGNPSRQMTMIGVTGTKGKTTTTHMIKSVLEAAGRKVGMIGTNGIYYMGCHKETANTTPESYELQKTFREFLDAGCDTALMEVSSQGLMMDRVAGVHYDVGVFTNLSPDHIGPGEHKTFEEYRSWKGQLFKRCDVGVVNIDDENTEALLEGHTCKLVTYGRDEKADYRETGYELLRTHDFLGVKFHVTGKDEMDVKVNMPGEFSVYNALAALAVGKVLGLPDQAIHDGLGKCVVKGRVELVPISKKFTILLDYAHNEVSTESLLTTLRAYKPHRLVVVFGCGGNRSKLRRYGMGEICAKMADFSILTEDNNRFEKVEDILADIRVGMNKGNPDAKFVEIPDRLDALHYAVDHAQEGDLIAVIGKGHETYRDREGVKTPFLERELLEEYAQQIGLE, encoded by the coding sequence ATGAAACTGGAACAGTTACTGGAAGGTGTGCCCTTTACTCTGGTGCAGGGCAGCCTGAATACGGAAATTTCGGATATCATCTATGACAGCCGCAAGGCAGCCCCGGGGCTTGCATTCGTGTGCATCGTGGGCACCCAGCGCGACAGCCACGAGTTCGCCGCCGACTGTGCCGCAAAGGGAGTCAGCGCGCTGGTCATCCAGCACGACATCGACCTTTCCGCCCTGCCGGATGTGACCGTGGTCAGGGTGGAGAGCAGCCGCTATGCCATGGCGCTGATGAGTGCCAATCTTTTCGGCAACCCGTCCCGCCAGATGACCATGATCGGCGTTACCGGCACCAAGGGCAAGACCACCACCACCCACATGATCAAGAGCGTGCTGGAAGCAGCGGGCCGCAAGGTGGGCATGATCGGCACCAATGGCATCTACTACATGGGCTGCCACAAGGAGACCGCCAACACCACCCCCGAAAGCTACGAGCTGCAGAAGACCTTTAGGGAATTTCTGGATGCAGGCTGTGATACTGCGCTGATGGAGGTGTCCAGTCAGGGCCTGATGATGGATCGCGTGGCGGGCGTGCACTACGATGTGGGTGTGTTCACCAACCTTTCGCCGGATCACATCGGCCCCGGTGAGCACAAGACCTTTGAGGAGTACCGCAGCTGGAAGGGCCAGCTGTTCAAGCGCTGCGACGTGGGCGTGGTGAACATTGACGATGAGAACACCGAAGCCCTGCTGGAAGGCCATACCTGCAAACTGGTCACCTATGGCCGTGATGAAAAGGCCGACTACCGCGAGACCGGCTATGAGCTGCTGCGCACCCATGATTTTCTGGGCGTTAAATTCCATGTGACCGGCAAGGATGAGATGGACGTCAAGGTGAACATGCCCGGTGAGTTCAGCGTGTACAACGCGCTGGCAGCTCTGGCGGTGGGCAAGGTGCTGGGCCTGCCGGATCAGGCGATCCACGACGGCCTTGGCAAATGCGTGGTCAAGGGCCGGGTGGAGCTGGTGCCCATCAGCAAAAAGTTCACCATCCTGCTGGATTACGCCCACAACGAGGTGTCCACAGAAAGCCTGCTCACCACTCTGCGGGCCTACAAGCCCCACCGTCTGGTGGTGGTGTTCGGCTGCGGCGGCAATCGCTCCAAGCTGCGCCGCTACGGCATGGGCGAGATCTGCGCCAAAATGGCCGATTTCTCCATCCTTACCGAGGACAACAACCGCTTTGAAAAGGTGGAGGACATCCTTGCCGATATCCGCGTGGGTATGAACAAGGGCAACCCGGACGCAAAGTTCGTGGAGATCCCCGACCGTCTGGATGCGCTGCACTACGCAGTGGATCACGCGCAGGAGGGCGACCTGATCGCTGTCATCGGCAAGGGCCATGAGACCTACCGTGACCGCGAGGGCGTCAAGACGCCGTTCCTGGAGCGGGAGCTGCTGGAAGAGTACGCACAGCAGATCGGGCTGGAATAA
- a CDS encoding cell division protein FtsQ/DivIB: protein MQRSGGNNGNIYDLRKDLQRPQAPSQKKETSGSTDSRYGFNGEPLSFAPDRTSNGAVRRTRTDNSIEFPTQPRRTAQSSAPRTRSQGQNRSAPRSRPASAGRNSSGTARRPQQRRPQSQQTGQAADRAARQRYKNQRLRPAQQQQVRDPVRREKRKKRRLTRAALKRRRMMRRLMAFVTLLAVIAAGVYLTMTMLFKIGTIQVQTEDGTVVQEAGGYSSGEIIQALGVAPEENIFSFDPGEKEAALERQFPLLESIRVVRDYPNTVVVQVTEAVPAYAMQTQSGWLTLSDQFKILACGSAQPEGLKTLYGGEAKTTAPGEQLSFAAEDAADSTAASDSAAASSPEEADKKIETLTALQAKLEEYELLDDVTRMEFADTDQVAFLYQDRVSVLLGTLNDLDYKLDRARYVLTNADGKGCAPTDTGRLDFSHVSAGSTRKIYFAQGEPTLPSGYVVPEPEEPAQTEEPSADDTTADGAEDAAAQPAGDTAAAEETPLTDPARMTANETQDPM, encoded by the coding sequence ATGCAGCGATCCGGTGGAAACAACGGCAATATCTACGACCTGCGGAAGGATCTGCAGCGTCCTCAGGCACCTTCACAGAAAAAGGAAACCTCCGGCAGCACCGACAGCCGCTATGGCTTTAATGGTGAGCCGCTGAGCTTTGCGCCGGACCGGACGTCCAACGGCGCCGTCCGGCGGACCCGGACGGACAACAGCATCGAGTTTCCCACCCAGCCGCGCCGCACAGCCCAGAGCAGTGCCCCGCGCACCCGCAGTCAGGGTCAGAACCGCAGCGCACCGCGTTCCCGCCCTGCGTCTGCAGGCCGGAACAGCTCCGGCACAGCCCGCAGGCCCCAGCAGCGCAGGCCCCAAAGCCAGCAGACCGGGCAGGCGGCAGACAGAGCCGCCCGCCAGCGCTACAAAAATCAGCGCCTGCGCCCGGCGCAGCAACAGCAGGTCCGGGACCCGGTGCGGCGGGAAAAACGCAAGAAACGCCGCCTGACCCGCGCCGCGCTGAAACGGCGGCGGATGATGCGGCGTCTGATGGCCTTTGTGACTCTGCTGGCCGTGATCGCTGCCGGTGTTTACCTGACCATGACCATGCTGTTCAAGATCGGTACCATTCAGGTGCAGACGGAGGACGGCACCGTGGTGCAGGAGGCGGGCGGCTATTCCAGCGGCGAGATCATTCAGGCGCTGGGTGTAGCGCCGGAGGAAAATATCTTCAGCTTTGACCCCGGCGAAAAGGAGGCGGCGCTGGAACGCCAATTCCCTCTGCTGGAATCCATCAGGGTGGTGCGGGATTATCCCAACACGGTGGTGGTGCAGGTGACGGAAGCGGTGCCTGCCTACGCCATGCAGACCCAAAGCGGGTGGCTGACCCTCTCGGATCAGTTCAAGATCCTGGCCTGCGGGTCGGCCCAGCCGGAGGGGCTTAAGACCCTGTACGGCGGTGAGGCGAAAACGACTGCCCCCGGCGAGCAGCTGAGCTTTGCGGCAGAGGATGCCGCCGACAGCACGGCAGCGTCGGACAGCGCAGCAGCCAGCAGCCCGGAGGAAGCGGACAAAAAGATAGAGACCCTGACGGCTCTGCAGGCAAAGCTGGAGGAATATGAACTGCTGGATGATGTGACCCGCATGGAATTTGCGGACACCGATCAGGTGGCATTTTTGTATCAGGATCGGGTCAGCGTGCTGCTTGGCACCCTGAACGATCTGGATTATAAGCTGGACCGCGCACGCTATGTGCTGACCAATGCCGACGGTAAGGGCTGTGCCCCTACCGACACCGGCAGGCTGGATTTCAGCCATGTGAGCGCAGGCAGCACCCGCAAAATTTATTTTGCACAGGGAGAGCCGACCCTGCCCTCCGGCTATGTGGTGCCGGAACCGGAGGAACCGGCCCAGACCGAGGAACCGTCTGCCGATGATACCACGGCAGACGGCGCAGAGGATGCCGCAGCCCAGCCTGCGGGCGATACGGCTGCAGCGGAGGAAACGCCGCTGACCGACCCCGCCCGCATGACCGCCAACGAGACCCAGGACCCCATGTGA
- the murG gene encoding undecaprenyldiphospho-muramoylpentapeptide beta-N-acetylglucosaminyltransferase, producing MRVLIAAGGTAGHINPALAIAGAIKKADPSAEIHFAGRREGMEYRLVGQAGYPFHHIEITGFQRRLSLNNIRRNIVTLWNLALSGPKAKKIMREVRPDLVIGCGGYVSGPVVRCAAKMGIHTAIHEQNAFPGVTNKLLAPDVDIVFAAVPAAVEKLGAPDKTIVVGNPVRPEVFTKAKERDAIRAELGAGDRTVVLSFGGSLGARRVNEVVADLCAWEQREHKPVLHLHATGQYGVQLFKDLEKEKNFAEGSSLVVKEYINNMPELLAAADLVISRAGALTLAELEAVGRAAVLIPSPNVAENHQYFNAMELQKAGAAVVIEEKDLTGEKLVGTVADLLAQPGKLAEMGKNARSLSVDDSLDRIAAALMKLVQKH from the coding sequence ATGCGAGTTCTCATCGCTGCCGGCGGCACTGCCGGCCATATCAACCCGGCACTTGCCATTGCAGGTGCCATCAAAAAGGCAGATCCTTCTGCCGAGATCCACTTTGCCGGCCGTAGGGAGGGCATGGAGTACCGTCTGGTGGGGCAGGCAGGCTATCCGTTCCACCACATCGAGATCACCGGTTTCCAGCGCAGACTGTCGCTGAACAACATCAGGCGCAATATCGTCACCCTGTGGAATCTGGCCCTTTCCGGCCCCAAGGCAAAGAAGATCATGAGGGAAGTCCGGCCCGATCTCGTGATCGGCTGCGGCGGCTATGTGTCCGGCCCGGTGGTGCGCTGCGCTGCAAAAATGGGCATCCATACCGCTATCCATGAACAGAACGCCTTTCCGGGCGTGACCAATAAGCTGCTGGCACCGGATGTGGACATCGTGTTCGCCGCTGTGCCCGCCGCTGTGGAGAAGCTGGGAGCACCCGATAAGACCATCGTGGTGGGCAACCCGGTGCGCCCGGAGGTGTTCACAAAGGCAAAGGAGCGGGATGCCATCCGTGCCGAGCTTGGCGCAGGCGACCGCACCGTGGTGCTTTCCTTCGGCGGCAGTCTGGGCGCACGCCGCGTCAATGAGGTGGTGGCCGACCTGTGCGCATGGGAGCAGCGGGAGCACAAGCCGGTGCTGCATCTGCATGCCACCGGTCAGTACGGCGTACAGCTGTTCAAGGATCTGGAAAAGGAAAAGAACTTTGCTGAGGGCAGCAGCCTTGTGGTGAAGGAATACATCAACAACATGCCGGAGCTGCTGGCAGCGGCAGACCTTGTCATCAGCCGTGCCGGTGCGCTGACGCTGGCCGAGCTGGAGGCCGTGGGCCGCGCTGCGGTGCTCATCCCCAGCCCCAATGTGGCAGAGAATCATCAGTATTTCAACGCGATGGAGCTGCAGAAGGCCGGTGCTGCCGTGGTCATTGAGGAAAAAGACCTGACGGGCGAAAAGCTGGTGGGCACTGTGGCCGATCTGCTGGCACAGCCTGGTAAGCTGGCCGAGATGGGCAAAAATGCGCGCAGCCTGTCGGTAGACGACAGTCTGGACCGCATTGCCGCTGCCCTGATGAAACTGGTGCAGAAGCACTGA
- a CDS encoding FtsW/RodA/SpoVE family cell cycle protein produces MEAARRQYRQKETTWAPPLQRDPGPWSRLVINWMATLAVIMAFGLVMLYSASYTTGYLRMGDSLHYIKQQILCMAIGIGCMAAMSYVDHRFLRWACKPCYWIVLLMLAATLAFPPLNGCRRWIRLGGLTLQTSEVAKFEMILLTAHLASSAPQIGRFRPSLKEKVRLKDWLFIRIVRQIILPVLPLVPVLVLLIMEPHMSGILLTTAIVGTILMMSGSGGIITWAGAGTAALLLETLLTHVNSIEYLQKRLKTWSDDLEKLNPQTKQSLYAIGSGGLKGLGLGNSVEKQLWLPESTNDFIFSVVCEELGFIGATLIIVLFILFIVQGLLIAYKAENQFCTMVGIGIMAQIAWQVFCNIAVVTNTIPNTGISLPFFSSGGTSLILLLAEMGVMVNIGRNGERAAQQRAADHARREAERAAQEAERASRTINLEDARRAQNGK; encoded by the coding sequence ATGGAAGCCGCCCGCAGACAATACAGACAAAAAGAGACGACATGGGCCCCGCCGCTGCAGCGGGACCCGGGGCCGTGGAGCCGGCTGGTGATCAACTGGATGGCAACGCTGGCGGTCATTATGGCGTTTGGCCTTGTGATGCTGTACAGCGCAAGCTACACCACCGGCTACCTGCGCATGGGCGACAGCCTGCACTACATCAAGCAGCAGATTCTCTGCATGGCCATTGGCATCGGATGCATGGCAGCCATGAGCTATGTGGATCACCGATTTCTGCGCTGGGCGTGCAAGCCGTGTTACTGGATCGTGCTGCTCATGCTGGCAGCTACGCTGGCCTTTCCGCCGCTGAACGGCTGCCGCCGCTGGATCCGTCTGGGAGGACTGACCCTGCAGACCTCTGAGGTGGCTAAGTTTGAGATGATCCTGCTCACGGCGCATCTGGCGTCCAGTGCACCGCAGATCGGGCGGTTCCGTCCGTCCCTGAAAGAAAAGGTCCGGCTGAAGGACTGGCTGTTCATCCGCATCGTGCGGCAGATCATCCTGCCGGTGCTGCCGCTGGTACCGGTGCTGGTGCTGCTGATCATGGAACCGCACATGTCCGGCATCCTGCTGACCACCGCCATCGTGGGCACCATCCTGATGATGAGCGGCAGCGGCGGCATCATTACATGGGCAGGAGCAGGCACCGCGGCGCTGCTGCTGGAAACGCTGCTGACCCATGTGAACTCGATTGAGTACCTGCAAAAACGCCTGAAAACATGGTCGGACGATCTGGAAAAACTGAATCCCCAGACCAAGCAGAGCCTATATGCCATTGGCTCCGGCGGCCTGAAGGGCCTTGGCCTTGGCAACAGCGTGGAAAAGCAGCTCTGGCTGCCGGAGAGCACCAATGACTTTATCTTCAGCGTGGTATGCGAGGAGCTGGGCTTCATCGGGGCCACGCTCATCATCGTGCTGTTTATCCTGTTCATCGTGCAGGGCCTGCTGATCGCCTACAAGGCCGAGAATCAGTTCTGCACCATGGTGGGCATCGGCATTATGGCACAGATCGCATGGCAGGTGTTCTGCAACATTGCCGTTGTCACCAATACCATCCCGAACACCGGCATCAGCCTGCCCTTCTTTTCGTCCGGCGGCACCAGCCTGATCCTGCTGCTGGCAGAAATGGGCGTGATGGTGAACATTGGGCGCAACGGAGAACGAGCGGCCCAGCAGCGTGCCGCAGACCACGCCCGGCGGGAAGCAGAACGTGCGGCGCAGGAGGCCGAACGGGCCAGCAGGACCATCAATCTGGAGGATGCCCGCCGTGCACAGAACGGGAAATGA
- a CDS encoding glycosyl transferase family 4, whose amino-acid sequence MIRFALIAASVLGFALTAALGNLMVPLLRELQRTMRGAQPEQETDRKEPEEPVPTIGGLCLMVGTLAAVGAGWLAACAAQPSLLGSDRQMMSRLLIALLGTFAFGAVGVADDLACIRSRSALGMRRAPRLALEAAAAALVLGLLALSGCLPAGLVLPGTGYIRFAPAPLLWGALLVALAEAARVADGADGTVCGTAFVAMLGLMMLETQLGWFPLAVFPAALAGALMAFLLWDFPPAKLHPGKCGCLFAAGAIGCIPLCIGYAELSVPLALPFWLEGGMVALQILFYRRRGRPLFAAAPLHRWLEKRGLSAVNVFYSLCALSVCGLALAVRLARWA is encoded by the coding sequence ATGATTCGTTTCGCCTTGATCGCCGCGTCGGTACTGGGTTTTGCACTGACGGCGGCGCTCGGCAATCTGATGGTGCCGCTGCTGCGGGAGCTGCAGCGCACGATGCGCGGCGCGCAGCCGGAACAGGAGACCGACCGGAAGGAACCGGAAGAGCCTGTGCCCACGATCGGCGGGCTGTGCCTGATGGTGGGCACGCTGGCTGCAGTGGGTGCTGGATGGCTGGCGGCATGTGCCGCGCAGCCCTCCCTGCTTGGCAGCGACCGGCAGATGATGTCCCGGCTGCTCATTGCGCTGCTGGGCACGTTTGCCTTTGGTGCTGTGGGCGTAGCAGATGACCTTGCATGCATCCGCAGCCGTTCGGCGCTGGGCATGCGCCGTGCACCGCGCCTTGCGCTGGAAGCGGCTGCTGCGGCTCTGGTGCTGGGACTGCTTGCCCTGAGCGGCTGCCTGCCTGCCGGGCTCGTCCTGCCGGGAACAGGCTATATCCGGTTTGCTCCGGCACCGCTGCTGTGGGGCGCACTGCTGGTGGCGCTGGCCGAAGCGGCCCGCGTGGCCGACGGCGCGGACGGCACGGTGTGCGGCACGGCCTTTGTGGCTATGCTGGGCCTGATGATGCTGGAAACGCAGCTGGGATGGTTCCCGCTGGCGGTGTTCCCGGCAGCACTGGCCGGAGCACTGATGGCCTTTCTGCTGTGGGATTTCCCGCCGGCAAAGCTGCACCCCGGAAAATGCGGGTGTCTGTTTGCGGCGGGAGCCATCGGCTGCATCCCGTTGTGCATCGGCTATGCAGAGCTCAGCGTCCCGCTGGCGCTGCCCTTCTGGCTGGAAGGCGGTATGGTGGCGCTGCAGATCCTGTTTTACCGCCGCCGGGGCAGGCCGCTGTTCGCGGCTGCGCCGCTGCACCGCTGGCTGGAAAAGCGCGGCCTGAGTGCGGTGAATGTTTTTTACAGCCTGTGCGCCCTGAGCGTGTGCGGGCTGGCGCTGGCCGTGCGTCTGGCACGCTGGGCCTGA
- a CDS encoding UDP-N-acetylmuramoyl-tripeptide--D-alanyl-D-alanine ligase: MEKISASKLLAGLVPAGSIPEEVQVESVTTDSREVRPGCIFVAFPGEKFDGHDFAAKALENGAVYVVVNHPVEGVPAEKAILCPDSYHAMMVMGANYRSQYHPKMVGVTGSVGKTTTKQMTYAALAGFGETIKTEGNQNNELGMPRTLMRIGSSTEYAVIEMGMSHAGEIDRLARAARPDVGIITCIGVSHIGNLGSQENICKAKLEICAGLPEGAPLVLNYDDPFLRKAKLPEHVRPVWFSLTDENADVCALSIRQETDGMSFVLEDQEEGTFVVRIPAMGRHNVANALAAYCAATRLGCDAHGVIKGLSNFEQTGRRQKVVHSKGVTVIEDCYNANPDSMKAALAMFKEFPCKRRFALLGDMLELGELSREAHEELGRLAAESDLYCLVTYGENAKRTAVVAAAKGVKTLHADSYREAADALLDRMEPGDALLVKASHGMALEKVLEIFYAEQKDAEE, encoded by the coding sequence ATGGAAAAAATTTCTGCAAGCAAGCTTCTGGCAGGGCTGGTGCCCGCGGGTTCCATCCCGGAAGAGGTACAGGTGGAGTCTGTGACCACCGACAGCCGCGAGGTGCGGCCCGGCTGCATCTTTGTGGCCTTCCCGGGCGAAAAATTTGACGGCCACGACTTTGCGGCAAAGGCACTGGAAAACGGCGCTGTTTACGTGGTGGTGAACCACCCGGTGGAGGGTGTTCCTGCGGAGAAGGCCATCCTCTGCCCGGACAGCTACCACGCGATGATGGTGATGGGCGCCAACTACCGCAGCCAGTATCACCCCAAGATGGTGGGCGTGACCGGCAGCGTGGGCAAAACCACCACCAAGCAGATGACCTATGCGGCCCTTGCCGGTTTTGGCGAGACCATCAAGACCGAGGGCAACCAGAACAATGAGCTGGGCATGCCCCGCACCCTGATGCGCATTGGCAGCAGCACCGAGTATGCGGTCATTGAAATGGGCATGAGCCATGCGGGCGAGATCGACCGTCTGGCCCGTGCCGCCCGTCCGGATGTGGGCATCATCACCTGCATCGGCGTGTCCCACATCGGGAATCTGGGCAGTCAGGAGAACATCTGCAAGGCAAAGCTGGAGATCTGCGCCGGCCTGCCCGAGGGCGCACCACTGGTGCTGAACTATGACGATCCCTTCCTGCGCAAGGCAAAGCTGCCGGAGCATGTGCGCCCGGTGTGGTTCAGCCTGACGGACGAGAATGCGGACGTGTGTGCGCTGTCTATCCGGCAGGAGACTGACGGCATGAGCTTTGTTCTGGAAGATCAGGAAGAGGGCACCTTTGTGGTGCGGATCCCGGCCATGGGCAGGCATAATGTTGCCAATGCACTGGCTGCTTACTGCGCCGCCACCCGTCTGGGCTGCGATGCGCACGGCGTCATCAAGGGCCTTTCCAATTTTGAGCAGACCGGCCGCCGCCAGAAGGTGGTGCACAGCAAGGGCGTTACCGTCATTGAGGACTGCTACAATGCAAACCCCGACAGCATGAAGGCTGCCCTTGCCATGTTCAAGGAGTTTCCCTGCAAGCGCCGCTTTGCCCTGCTGGGCGATATGCTGGAGCTGGGCGAGCTTTCCCGCGAAGCCCATGAGGAGCTGGGCCGTCTGGCCGCAGAGAGCGATCTGTACTGCCTTGTGACCTACGGCGAAAATGCAAAGCGCACCGCTGTGGTGGCTGCGGCCAAGGGGGTCAAGACCCTGCACGCAGACAGCTACCGCGAAGCTGCGGATGCTCTGCTGGACCGCATGGAGCCTGGCGATGCACTGCTGGTAAAGGCCAGCCACGGCATGGCTCTGGAAAAGGTGCTGGAAATTTTCTACGCAGAGCAGAAAGATGCCGAAGAATAA